The following is a genomic window from Procambarus clarkii isolate CNS0578487 chromosome 52, FALCON_Pclarkii_2.0, whole genome shotgun sequence.
AAATAGCTAATACTaaaataattgtttattttctgaatTATCCATCCTCTACATTTATTGTGTAGTTAAATTTCACTCTAATTTTAATTGGAATTACAAATTATTTTCCATACGGAATCTATCAATAATGATCCTGTGGTTTGTGCACGAAGATATTATGTGATTAAATATATGTTTGACAAACACGCAAGTTTCATAGTCCTTTACCATATGCCGTTACAGGATTTCTCCATGTGAATACTCGATCTTCTACCATAAATACCACCATCACAcagaacaatcaccaccacacagaaccaccaccatcacacagagccaccaccatcacttagaaccaccaccatcacataaaaccaccaccatcacacagaaccaccaccatcacacagaacaaccaccaccacacagaaccaccaccatcacacagaacaaccaccaccacacagaaccaccaccatcacacagaacaaccaccaccacacagaaccaccaccatcacacagagccaccaccatcacttagaaccaccaccatcacacagaacaccatcacacagaaccaccaccatcacatagaaccaccaccatcacagagaaccaccaccatcacatagAACCACCAATAGCACatagaaccaccaccatcacagagaaccaccaccatcacacagaaccaccaccatcacatagaaccaccaccatcacatagAACCACCAATAGCACatagaaccaccaccatcacagagaaccaccaccatcacagagaaccactaccatcacatagaaccaccaccatcacacagaaccaccaccatcacatagAACCATCACATAGAACCACCAGCACATAGAACCATTACATTACATAGAACCACTCGCAGGTGCCACCACAGGTgttcttccttgtcatttgttatGCACTGTTCTCACTTCCAGGAGCCACCACAAGTGTTCTTCACCGTTACTTGTTATGCACTGTTCTCACTCCCGGGTGTCACCATTAGTGTTCTTCACCATCACTTGTTATGCACTGTTCTCACTCCCAGGTTCCATCAGATATTTTTCCTCTTCACTTATTGTGGTTTAGATCATAgaggtttataaccctatgggtgaaaaagcatctcctgttttctgttctTCATAGTGGTTTGCGCTTGAAGCCGTTGCTCCTTGTACGAGATACATTTGAccttttttttaaaaaaaaaagtggtcTGGATTAACATCCTCTACATTCTTCAATATTTTAAAGGTCCTGATGAGATCATCTCTGGCATGTCTCATTTGCGTTATTAATTCTGTAACCCTTCACCGTTCCTGGTATAAGAGTTAATTTATTTCTGGGATAATTTTGTCACTGTGTTGAACATTCTCCGAAGCAGACGTGTCCTTCTGAAGGAGAGAGTTCTAAGCTTGGATACAATAGTTCAGATGGGGACACACCCGAGACTTATACAGTtaaatttctattttttttttttttgtccttgAATTCAAAGGGTCTTTGGAGTTTGGACTATTTCTAAGGTTTGGTTAGTTTTTTGTACATGCTCCcatttgttgtgcaactttcaatgaCTGGTGGATCCTAACTCCTAGGTACTTTCTCTTCATCAATCTGTTGCATGGTAGGTAGTGCTATGATAGTTGAGATGTACATTGTTATGTCCTACATTCATGGTCTTGCATTTTTCAATATTGAAAAGCATTTGTCAGTCTTCTGAcctaaattatattatatttttagaATGCACACTTGTGTTTTATTTAATCAACAGATTCTTATTTCAATGCACCAAAACATGTCCATATCATGTGCTAATTCCCATATATTTAACACATCGTCTAATGTTAAATTAAATGGTAAGAAAAGTCTTTACAGTATATATTTATGTTTAACATTTTACTGGCAAATAAATAATGTGCATTCAAGGAAAAATATACATTCCAGGACGACTATATACAATATAAAACAAACACTGCTTTTTAAACAAGAAAATTAGCACAAACTTTTAGTTTTAAGACGATATGTCAAAAAGGTACTATACAGTACAGAATTTCAAATTCATATCTACAGATTTTAAGAAATGTTTATTCTTTATTTCTTCCTAAATATTCTGAACAAGTTTAAGTTTTAAGGGGAAAGGAATCGGTAATGTTTCGTAATTCCAGTCATCTTGAAGCCTATCATCACCAGTTGTCGTCACATTGTTTAACTGCATGAACAGCATAATTGATTGATGTATTAGACAGCCAGGACCACTTGTTTACCAAGGGATTGTATGCCATTCCATGAACCAGACGAGTCACACAGCCATCTGAGGGAATAAAACAAATATCTTTCATTACCTAAAATGTTTTTGAAAGTATAAATGAGACAAGTAACAACTGGATACTAACTGGATAAATGCCAATTTATACATTACATAGTGTTTATACTAGTTACACACTTTTACAAGATCAATGATAGTGATCCTTATgttggctcagatcattggttctcccttctcccctcttttccctccccttctcccctcctttccttctccctctcccctccttccttctcccctccccttggccgtcattcgtctcctcctcttcccccccccctgtcgcccatttgtcagggtcaagaggttgacctgagggtagggtggtcgtggataccttggcttctcccactcaattccccactcagatatttccctctccacccccctctcatccctctctgtccctctcagcagcggccttccccataccaggcagagtcaaatgtccctactcctatcttagaggagacaggcttgaacataaattatcagttttgtaaacattgctcgcaggtgcctgggctccatagacgcgccttgtaccccttctctagctggggagagctgactcaatcttcaggaattcatgtagctttccacgacagatcagtgaaggtgattggcctgagataaggtccaagtccttattggccctagagagccagacctcaggcctacgtgttaaatggttggccagtgccaaaataatgggtggagccctggggctgtattagatggtgggaggagtaatccttcccagcaataagttggaaaaactaaatttgatcagtgtgtcttgggagtgtattaggaacagggccgcaagcccgtatcctcggggctgagggcagccatcaacatcttggccgtggtgcgggtatttaaggtatagtgcacttgagttttgtgtcctcggtaaatacccattgtgcctctagggaaatagaataggtgatgtgttcaaattgtcttaatttacatgtttcataaaataaatggtatagcttgtccagtggtattcacttaactcccctttgatatattttgctactttgtcatttttaggtgttgtattggaagcccccaggttctcctactagtaatagatactaaagttgcccttggattcaaataagtaacgtaaattacacaaactaattttccaaaatttattactgaaattcatattacccggagtcccatggttactgattccttgccttcctgggggatcggtgattgacacattcaggtatggttggtcaggaaggtggtggcagtgctttaatggtttttattttataattagtaataagcgaataacccttgtccttggtgtatcttcctcatttaatattcctcttacatacgtggcagtccagtgaggggtcatgctggactgtaacagtgttaagctggggtattgagtgaagaaagACGGAGAATATCAAtagagagcgtatagtacgattatgagagatcacaagataacaggattaatactggggaacattgggttattacaataaaggccgcggttattacggcaGGGTAAGCGGTCGTTACAATGTTACAAGAATGCAAAACCCTGCAAATAACACTGTACTAGtatatttatatgaatatattatactatattgATATGAATGTCAATAGTATGACATAACAGACAAAATAGAATGTAAATCTTAAAATATTTGATTTATTAATATTACCCTGTGAAGAAAATGGTGATAATTGTTCACACTAACAGTTCTTATGGGACTAAACTCATTATTAATGAAGTATCATTTAGTGACTTATTACATCTCATTCCTGAAATTATTTATCCAATTGGTACTTTCTTGTCCATCATTATCTTCTTGTACATTCTCACATGAATATGCTTCCTGAGACTACCGAATTTGTATGCATAATATATTTCTGTGCTTTTTAAGTAATCTAACAAATACTGCATATTGAGTTCTGCAAATGTGTGAAAGCTTATTTTATTGTCTTAATACTTGAAAGCATTTTAAATGTCTAAAAAATATTACACCTGAAACTACCACCACAAAGAACAACAATTACCAAAAAGGGAAAGCTAGAGTCAAAGATTAAAGCAATGGCAATCACTATATTCACACACAAGCAAGCAAGTAGAATCTAAGAACGTGAAAAAAGATAGCAAGATTTGTAAGAACGTAGAGCTATGAGCTAAGAACtatgaacataaaaaaaaaaaaagacagccagtcacaataatgtggttgAAAATCAGACGCCCAATCAACACTTCTGAAAATAAAAGAAGTAACAAAAAGTCGTCACTTAcaatattttcagatgtgtggattTGGAGTCATGAAAAAGATGAAATTAAGTTAGATACATCAgattataataaaatataaatttaatCTTTTGTGATAAATTAGAATTAAAATGTTTGCCATAAATTACCGAGATGCACAGCAGACATCACCAAAACAGAGCACAGATACCACAGACAATTTATTAAATACAGGTATTCGCAAAGTAATACACCTAAGGAAACTGCAGTAAAAATTTTTTTACTTCATAATACATATcacggtgctacatagtctttccagcttggtgccttcttctgataattacttacttcataaTACAGTGATACCTCAGCttatgaatttaatccattcccagagacagtTCGTAAGCCGAAAATTCGTAAACTGATGTGAAATTTTCCCCTAAGAAATaatataaattgaattaatctattccacactccccaaaaaattaacttcaaagtaaattttatacttaattcacccaaatctttagtACTAGAATATGTACAAGTCATTGCTTACGTTAATTGTTGACTCttcatgacttctctggggtacacacagTCACGTTTTCCCTACATACCACTAGGAcccgcttgtggctcactgcttgtttttctcgCTATAAACCTGTGtagtgacacttgtttttccctactttGTAACACTTGAATACTTGCctgaagtgagacatcacattgtcattaaaaaggttaacataAAGGCCTACTACAGTTTGCTCTGGCTGAATTAATAATAACTTTTCAACATCttcaagttatcttgaggttatcttgagatgatttcggggctttagtgtccccgcggcccggtcctcgaccaggcctccacccccagggagcagcccgtgacagctgactaactcccaggtacctatttactgctaggtaacaggggcattcagggtgaaagaaactttgcccatttgtttctgcctcgtgcgagaatcgaacccgcgccacagaattacaagtcctgcgcgctatccaccaggctacgaggccccttatccaccaggctacgaggcccctaagaaATTTTCCCCTAAGAAATaatataaattgaattaatctgttccacactccccaaaaaattaacttcaaagtaaattttatacttaaATCACCCAAAtcaaagtgtttgtgttctttgttttgtgattgttgatatgccttttgccactttagcactcaatgTCTTTTTTTTAGCAAAtacagtgcatatcgttgacacAGATTTGTTGTACTCCCTAGGTAGTTCAACAACCGTGTACCATATTcgtgtttacgaatgatctcgtttttcctctatggtcattctcacatgttttCTTGGCttcaaccttaccactgactttcttgggaagcACGGCAACATATATTATAATAACTTATGCTCAAATACCCCAAAATCCAAAAAAacactgaaattctttacaaagaattcgggtgtgattgtcactaggcgggaggcactggtaaactgaggcgcgatcgctgtGACCACCCGCTAGGTCGGCCATATGTCCATCAACAAACAtcgtttcccgaggcaaagttcgtaacccgattcagattttacaaagaaattgGGCTTGTAACCTGAAAAGTTTGTAAAGAGGgggattcgtaagccgaggtttcactgtacagtacatatagagtaattaaataaaatttaaatatTGACAAGAAATAACACTAACTTTTTTCAAGCATAAAAAGAAGGTCTTGATGAGGAACAAACTTATTCCAGTCATGAGTTCCAGGAGGAACTATATGAAGCACACGCTCAGCAACAGCAATAGCACCAAGCCAAGCACATGTCGTCTTATTTATGGTTGTCAAGAAAAACGATCCACCTGGCTGTAGAAGATATAACACACAGCTTTTAGTAGTTATGTGACAATGATAATAGTGTCTGAAATTAATCTAGTAAACTTGTAAAGAGAGAAAATATAATTATTCATATGCCACAAATTCCAAATGTATTAAAGTGAATATGCTACTtctccccgccaaacacacgacaaaaaactacgacgttgctacaatgtTTGAACAACTTTCTAACATGTCTTAAAAagtttataacaagatgtaacaactttattacaagttataaCAAGGGAAATGTAGGGACTGTATCATCATTTACTTTTATTTTGAGTTCACATTAATTTCCTTGAACTAATTTAGCTCTAAACACATTTAgagttattcatgttattttaggTTTTGTATTTTGATATTTCGTATACTTTGTCATCTTTTCTTCCCTGAATGCTGGAATATGCATATGATATGTCACTAAATATAGATAACTCACAGTTACCCAATACAGTATAAAGCAATTTGAGATGAATTTAATGATAAAATTTACTAACCTTGAGTGTGTCTACACAGGACTGAATAAAGAAATTGGTAGCAGCAACATGTTCCAACACTTCAGAGGCAATCACTGCATCGTACTTATCATCACTGTTCTGCTTGAATTCTTCTATCGTTCCATTTATATATCTAAAAATAATATTTAAGAGGgctagtaaaaaaaaataaatatactgCCGGTACTCTAAGTAAAATATTACATTGCTCCCATGATCAACTACATACAACAATcagttttccacctacgtttgacTTCTGAATTAAATGTTTAATGAAGGTTAAAAATAAGGCTTTGGGAGTACTATAGAACAGcttctttcaacacaagccaCCAGATTGATCCCTTAGGCAATCTCTTGCTCTTCCTAAGGACAGGACCAGATACAGCCAGGTTAGTTTGATACTTACAGGACAGTAGAGATTTGTTCAAATGCCCTTGCTGGATTATAGTTATGGAAGGGAGATGGCAGAGAAAACCTCAATCCAGCATGGAATGATCTGTGAAAGGTTCCTCCTCCTTGTACTCTCAAAACCCCCTTCCAAGCAATACACAAGGCTCAAATAGACTGCAAAGTATTGCTTTTCTACTATTTGGACCACCTCCCTGCTACCCAAAACTATTACCAGATGTCAGTAccaacactgccaacatagtaGCAAGAAGTTATCTGACTCATATTAGTCAGAAAATAACCCAAGACAACACTGGAAAAATCAGGACAAAACAAGAGAGCATGGGGGACAACCAGTTTTCCTCAAAATGattttatttcattttcaaatcaaTACAATGAGTGTTAAGAAACACTGGAAACCTGCTTGCAGAAACTAAGAAAATACACACATGACTAAACCCATATCATATGATGCTAGGCTTGAAACAAAAATAacagtacaggcatacctcagaatacgagtttaatccgttcctggagacgcctcgccttccgaaaactcgcattccgaagttaatttccccataagaaataaagggaaatgaattaatccgttcctgactaccccaaaaaccccacatcaaactaaatttttatacctaatttacctaattcatctaaataaacctacaaaactgtgttccagttattacttaccttgctgtcgagtgctgtaggcgtatggaagatggtgaggagggggggaggaggagaggagttactgtttggaaggggagtccccttccataatcacatcacataaccccatgccttgtaacactatggataccacttctctttctaaatttttcaaaccagcccctgcttgccttaaactctttcttatctgcatcactcgttgcaggggtattctttagaaggtcttcgtacaacaccctggctttctcacaaataatggcctccgaaacactatcacccctcaactccttgtcgtgtatccaaattaataacaacttttccacttcttcaagtactgtatttgtggtctttatgccgttaatgttcttactccttttgccactttagcacccataatcttatttttcttcttaagtatagtgcatattgttgatgtggctttgttgtactgcctacaaagttcaacaacacgtgtaccgttctcatgcttccgaatgatctcttgtttctcctctattttcatcctcacatgagcttctggcctttatccttaccactggctttcttgggacccatggtgagatatataataacaaattgtatagacaaatcaccaaaaatcaaacaaaacactgaaaatccgcgagaagaattgatgtgggggtagtcactgagcgcgagacaatggtaaactgaggggcggcgggcggAGGGGCAGCGGGCGGAGGGGCGGCGGGCGGAGGGGCggcgggcggaggggcgacgatcgccgaaccaccacgcgctaggtcggcctgtacgcgtatcaacaaactcgcgtcccgaagtaaccctcgccttctgagacaaatttttggagtaaatactgctcgccttccgaaaacctcgcatacagggacaatcgcattccgaggtaccactgtactctaCTAAGTACTGTATTGTAATTGAAAACAGTTTTTGCATGGTACCATATACTAGAAAATACTGCATAATGAAAATTTGGTATACAACATATTAATGCACAGATACAGTATTTCATTTAATTGCAATAGAAAGTATATGCAGAAACTCACTCAACATTTTGCTGAACTCTTGAATCTTGGTCAGCATGTAATCTAGCAACAGAGATGTTCTCCTCAGCAGCATCCACACCAGTAACTCTTGCTCCCAGTCTCGCTAGAGGCTGCAAGTGTGTAAGATGAGTGATGACAAATGTAACTCATAACATAAATCCCTCAAAATGCGACATCATAATGGATAATTGGATAGTAAACTGGGAAGTGAAGTAAACAGATAGTTTACTTCAATAAGATTGCCATCAAATGAATAGGTATGTTTTGTCTGTCTGAATACTCATATGGTTCAATAGCTCCAATTGTGTCTTCCAGCAGTCATGGATGGACACAAAATAATATGGGTCTTGGTAGCACAGTTGGTTCCTTTCTCAATTCACAATTGGGAATCCCTGGATCAAATtctgggcaggacagaaatggttggtcacagtttctttcacccaatgcctctgttcatctagcagcaaATAGCTACCCAGGAGTTAGCCAATTGTTGTGGGGTGCATCCTGGGCAAGgtcagtacagtggtacctcagcttacaAATTTAATTTGTTCCCAGAGACCTCGTAAGCCAAATATTTGTAAACTgaagcgaattttcccataagaaataatgtaaattgaattaatccattccagactcccccaaaaattaacttcaaagaaaattttatacctaattcacccaaatcttcagtacTAAAGTACAAGTTATTatttacctttactgatgactcttgttggcataagGAAGACAGTCAGGAGGGGTGGAAAGATGAGGAGTGATGTTAGTGTTTGgatggggagtccccttccaaatctttaaattcgtcaataaatttttcagccgctggtttgtctgagctgacaGCCTCCCCatacctcacaacactatgaataccacctctttttctaaatttctcacacCATTCCCTGCTTGCCTTTAACTTGCCTATtgcctgctaactccttgttgtgtatccaaattaataacttttcaacatcctcaagtgtttgtattctttgttttgtgattgttgatatgccttttgccactttagcactcacaatgtcctttttcttagcaagtacagtgcatatcATTGACATAGatatgttgtactgcctagctagttcaacaacctgtgtaccattttcatgtttacgaatgatctcttgtttttcctctatggtcattctcacatttgttttcttggcttgaaccttaccactgggttTCTTGGAACCTACtgctagatatataaaaacaacttttatgttcaaatactcAAAAATCCCAAAAAACtgtaattctttacaaagaattcaggtgcgattgtcactaggcgggaggcactgTTAAACTGAGGCATGATCGCCTTGCCACCACATGCTAAGTTGGccatacgcatatcaacaaactttGTTTCCTGAGGCAAAGCTCATAACCTCGAAAGCTTAAAATTTACAAAAAAATTGGGCTTGTAACCCAAAAAGTTCATAAACAGGGGCATTTGTAAGCTGCGGTGTCActgtagttcgaccttggagtggggggagggggagaaaaccttgatataagcctaataaataaataaataaataaataaatatatatatataaatacacacacacacaaaaaatggcTGCCTGTCCTCCTTCCAACAAAATGAATTATTAGTTTCGAGTCAGACTCTAAACTAataattctcctgagcctctactgaGCCTCTATCAGTAAATGACAATGACTGCAATTAGACCAAAATAAAGATCTTTACGGAATATAatgtacatactgtactgtatattttcGTACTCTCTTTACTTTTTTCATACTGGTTTCATACTTTTTCATACTGGTTTCATACTTTTTCATACTGGTTTCTAAGTGCTAGGTTTCATAAACCTTACTTTTTAATATAATgtattatattaaattatattagtattatattgtattatattgtTTTGAAGGAAACAAAATTTGTTTTGTCCTGGCTCCCATCACAACATAATGCTGATGAATGCCAGATGGTATAGTGACTAAACTAAATGCCCAGACTAAAATAGGGGCAGATACTGTATTTATTTTTTGTCATTTTCAATACTGCACTTTTAAAAGTACAGATCCAtcataaaaaaattaatttttttttatgtagtTAGGTTGAAAATGTTTATGCAAGCCGTACTTTGAGGGATGAATGAGGACGCAGTTATTAGCAGCCATTAAATCAGTACGTAATATCTCTTGTATCATACACCCTGCTTCATTTATTAACCACATAATGTATGTTAATACCTCAAATGATCCCTCAAACATTCTTCATCCTACTATGCACAATGTGCCAGTAACATCACAGAATGTTATCTGCTTTCAATAACCCTTGCACAAACAGTTTTACCTGTACAGTACTTTACATAACAGTACTTCTTAAACAGTAATAATTATTCTttaaacataataataattatatttagtaatatataataaaataatactaataattattattatagtattttGCAAAACTTTTCTTACCTCACACAGAATCCCACCGCCACATCCTACATCAAGAATCTTTAATCCTGTTAGTGGTCTGGGGCCATCAACATGTTCTGGTTTAGCAATGCGTGATTGTACTAAGCCTTCTCGAATCATCGACACCCTTTAAAGCAAAATGGAATAGTCCAagatacagtgtacagtataatTTTATATGATGAAAAGCATTAAAAGTTGATTAATTAAAgtgataaaaataataataatacaaatttgaGCACATGAAAAGCTCCTTTCTAAGCAAGTTATTCTACCATTCCCCTATAGATCTATCACTTCATATAAATATACACTACAATACTGTATACTTATTATTAGATTGTTTTTTAGATTATGTAACACTGTTCGATAACATCAATATGCT
Proteins encoded in this region:
- the LOC123763535 gene encoding ubiquinone biosynthesis O-methyltransferase; translated protein: MRTLQHLLASRAGIHALKPFRNVRIRDLANSTTTSTLDNESSTSSSDESNGSSSSNGYSTNDTKSNSTYVAEEVAKFRALADSWWDLHGDFKPLHSMNRLRVSMIREGLVQSRIAKPEHVDGPRPLTGLKILDVGCGGGILCEPLARLGARVTGVDAAEENISVARLHADQDSRVQQNVEYINGTIEEFKQNSDDKYDAVIASEVLEHVAATNFFIQSCVDTLKPGGSFFLTTINKTTCAWLGAIAVAERVLHIVPPGTHDWNKFVPHQDLLFMLEKNGCVTRLVHGMAYNPLVNKWSWLSNTSINYAVHAVKQCDDNW